A window of Shewanella mesophila contains these coding sequences:
- a CDS encoding GH1 family beta-glucosidase → MNILLPDNSPMLTPEFTYGVATASFQIEGGAQYRLPSIWDTFCNTPHKIRDGSNGEIACDHFHLWRQDIDLIDSLEVDAYRLSISWPRVMTQTGELNPSGVDFYIQILDRLIAKGIKPYVTLYHWDLPQYLEDRGGWLNRDTAFQFRHYADLISEAFGDRVFAYATLNEPFCSAYLGYEAGIHAPGIQGKQFGKKAAHHLLLGHGLALEVLRKNAPDAQHGIVLNFTPCYAETDNHEDREAAKLADDHFNQWYIKPIFDGAYPDLLTSLPADECPDIKEGDLAIISAPVDYLGINFYTRAVYRSDPVAGFKDVPPKNVPITDMGWEIYPKAFSDLLISLNQTYRLPPIFITENGAAMADKLLDGKVDDYDRVAYYHEHLNAVNDAISAGVDIRGYFAWSLMDNFEWAEGYLKRFGIVYVDYHTQKRTIKASGHAFKELISKR, encoded by the coding sequence ATGAACATTTTACTGCCAGATAACTCACCTATGTTAACACCAGAATTTACCTACGGCGTTGCAACGGCTTCTTTTCAAATTGAGGGCGGCGCACAATATCGACTCCCCTCTATCTGGGATACTTTTTGCAATACTCCACATAAAATCCGCGATGGTTCAAATGGCGAAATAGCTTGTGACCACTTTCATCTATGGCGGCAAGATATTGATCTGATTGACTCACTCGAAGTAGACGCTTATCGCCTTTCTATCTCTTGGCCACGGGTGATGACCCAAACGGGCGAACTCAATCCTAGCGGGGTGGATTTTTACATTCAGATCCTCGATAGATTGATCGCCAAGGGCATTAAACCATACGTCACTCTATATCACTGGGATCTACCACAGTATTTAGAAGACCGCGGTGGTTGGCTCAACCGTGATACCGCATTCCAATTTAGGCACTATGCAGACCTTATCTCTGAAGCCTTTGGCGACAGAGTCTTTGCCTATGCGACGTTAAATGAGCCATTTTGCAGTGCCTATTTAGGCTATGAAGCGGGTATTCACGCCCCTGGTATTCAAGGTAAACAGTTTGGCAAGAAAGCCGCACATCACCTGCTGTTAGGCCATGGTTTAGCGCTTGAAGTTCTGCGAAAAAATGCCCCCGATGCCCAACATGGCATAGTGTTAAATTTTACCCCTTGCTATGCAGAAACCGACAACCACGAAGATAGAGAGGCCGCCAAACTGGCAGATGACCATTTTAACCAATGGTATATCAAGCCTATTTTTGACGGAGCCTATCCCGACCTACTCACCTCGTTACCCGCCGATGAATGCCCGGATATTAAAGAGGGAGATCTAGCCATTATTTCAGCTCCTGTCGATTACCTCGGCATCAACTTTTATACTCGCGCGGTCTATCGAAGCGATCCGGTTGCAGGGTTTAAAGATGTGCCACCAAAGAATGTCCCCATTACCGACATGGGTTGGGAGATCTACCCCAAAGCTTTTAGCGACCTACTGATCTCTCTTAACCAAACATACCGTCTGCCGCCAATATTTATCACTGAGAATGGTGCTGCGATGGCGGATAAACTGCTTGATGGCAAAGTTGATGATTATGATAGAGTCGCGTACTACCATGAGCATCTTAATGCCGTTAATGACGCCATTAGTGCCGGCGTTGATATTCGCGGTTATTTCGCCTGGAGCTTAATGGATAACTTTGAGTGGGCAGAAGGCTACCTTAAACGATTTGGTATCGTTTACGTGGATTACCACACACAAAAAAGAACCATCAAAGCCAGTGGTCATGCATTTAAAGAACTGATTAGTAAAAGATAA
- a CDS encoding MFS transporter, whose translation MSKLPLYEKVGYAMGDAAANLVWRGALAYLAVFYTDTFGLTAAAAAMLFLVVRLSDGVTDIIMGMVADRTETRYGKFRPWILWSTPMLALFMVLCFTTPDLSADGKLIYAYITYIGLTLAYTFNNVPYSALMGVMTPSDTQRASLSGYRFAGAFAGGLLVMGFLPDLVAYLGSGDDAKGYQYTMYLFAALLSVLMLITFMTTKERIRPAKRDEISLKTEISDLVKNLPFIVVPLLAATLFFYFRNLITAAFFVLVALVIWWAIKRILSQPTNHLGGTQRDIVDLLTNKPWLILLAIGFLTMMFNGIKYGVIAYYFKYQVGDELMAGKYFIALLLVSILGALATGHLSQMFDKRRLFIAALIASGILTGSFYWVDSDNLSAIFIMGCSAEFFAAMMPTLFFTMLGDSADYSEWKNGRRATGLIYSAGTFVQKTGGGFAGALVLVVLASYGYDGMDNTTVKASLPGMQLLMSWIPAIFAFLGAGLMLFYPLSQQHNQQIGETLIARRNAMEPAQS comes from the coding sequence ATGAGTAAATTGCCTTTGTACGAAAAAGTAGGCTATGCGATGGGAGATGCCGCCGCCAACCTTGTTTGGCGCGGTGCCCTAGCCTACTTAGCAGTGTTTTACACCGACACCTTCGGTCTCACCGCCGCTGCAGCGGCTATGCTCTTCTTAGTTGTACGTCTCTCTGATGGCGTCACCGACATTATTATGGGAATGGTTGCCGATAGAACCGAGACTCGCTACGGCAAATTTCGTCCCTGGATCCTTTGGTCTACCCCCATGCTGGCACTGTTTATGGTGCTCTGCTTCACCACGCCAGACCTCAGCGCCGACGGCAAACTTATCTATGCGTATATTACCTATATTGGCCTGACACTGGCCTATACCTTTAATAATGTACCTTACTCTGCCCTGATGGGAGTAATGACACCAAGCGATACCCAACGAGCCAGTTTATCCGGCTACCGCTTTGCAGGTGCGTTTGCTGGCGGCTTGTTAGTCATGGGTTTTCTCCCCGACTTAGTAGCTTATTTGGGTAGCGGAGATGATGCTAAAGGTTACCAGTACACAATGTATCTCTTTGCCGCGCTGCTCTCGGTGTTAATGCTCATCACATTTATGACGACCAAGGAGCGGATTCGTCCAGCAAAACGCGATGAAATTAGCTTAAAAACAGAAATAAGCGATCTGGTTAAAAACCTCCCCTTTATCGTTGTTCCACTACTTGCTGCCACCCTTTTCTTCTATTTTCGCAACCTCATCACAGCGGCCTTTTTTGTGCTGGTTGCCCTTGTAATATGGTGGGCGATAAAACGGATCCTCAGCCAGCCCACCAACCATCTTGGTGGTACCCAAAGGGATATTGTTGATTTACTGACCAACAAGCCTTGGCTGATTTTGTTAGCTATTGGATTTCTAACCATGATGTTCAACGGCATAAAATATGGCGTTATTGCCTACTACTTTAAATATCAAGTGGGTGATGAGTTGATGGCAGGAAAATACTTCATAGCCCTGTTACTGGTGTCCATTCTCGGCGCGCTCGCCACAGGCCATCTATCGCAGATGTTTGACAAGCGACGCCTATTTATCGCCGCGCTGATCGCCAGTGGGATATTAACCGGAAGCTTTTATTGGGTCGACAGTGATAATCTTAGCGCAATATTTATCATGGGCTGCAGCGCTGAATTCTTCGCCGCCATGATGCCAACACTGTTTTTCACTATGCTGGGGGATAGTGCAGATTATTCTGAGTGGAAAAATGGTCGACGCGCCACTGGGCTTATCTATTCTGCCGGTACTTTTGTACAGAAAACTGGCGGTGGCTTTGCTGGCGCGCTCGTATTGGTAGTATTAGCCAGCTACGGTTACGATGGCATGGATAACACCACAGTCAAAGCCTCTCTTCCCGGTATGCAGCTATTAATGAGCTGGATACCTGCGATTTTTGCCTTCTTGGGCGCAGGGCTCATGCTATTTTACCCCTTGAGCCAACAACACAACCAGCAAATTGGTGAAACCTTAATTGCACGCAGAAATGCCATGGAGCCAGCACAATCATGA
- a CDS encoding glycoside-pentoside-hexuronide (GPH):cation symporter: MISVKEKIAYGLGDTASNIIFQTVMMFLLIFYTDVVGLSPATVGTLFLVVRVFDAITDPIMGSIADRTHTRWGQFRPYLIWLAIPFGLLSVLAFTTPDFSDSNKLLFAFVTYTLLMIAYTAINIPYCALGGVLTANPKERVSVQSFRFVCAMLGGVIVASCTMPLVEWFGNGDAAKGYQLTMTAMSLGGVILFLLCFAGTKERIHTCDTQKTPFFEGLRHLWNNDQARLLCLSGLFLLTGQVLRITLAVYYVKYFLLREDLITAFMTTGMVGSMLGCALAQKLAQHMCKVKAYIGLQLIAAIICTVSFFIQADQIVIAFIAFFLWKFFLDMASPLLWAKMADTIDYGQWKTGIRVTGMVYSTVIFFIKLGVALGGAIAGWALAYYGYIADTAQTDATKGGILLSFTLYPAMGSLIVAGIMRWYILDDNRVAQIQQELQPATD, translated from the coding sequence GTGATCTCTGTAAAAGAAAAAATAGCTTATGGTTTAGGTGATACCGCCAGTAATATCATTTTTCAAACTGTGATGATGTTTCTGCTCATCTTTTATACCGACGTTGTTGGTCTATCGCCCGCAACCGTTGGCACCCTGTTCCTCGTTGTTAGGGTATTTGATGCCATAACAGATCCAATAATGGGGTCAATTGCCGACAGAACTCATACTCGCTGGGGACAATTTCGCCCCTACCTGATCTGGTTAGCCATTCCCTTTGGACTGCTCAGCGTGCTGGCCTTTACCACGCCAGACTTTAGTGACAGCAATAAGCTACTCTTCGCATTTGTAACCTACACCCTATTAATGATTGCTTATACCGCCATCAATATCCCCTATTGCGCCTTAGGAGGTGTGCTAACCGCAAACCCTAAGGAACGAGTCTCAGTACAATCTTTCCGCTTTGTCTGCGCCATGCTCGGTGGGGTGATTGTCGCATCATGCACCATGCCACTGGTGGAATGGTTTGGTAATGGCGACGCGGCAAAGGGTTATCAGCTCACCATGACAGCGATGAGCTTGGGCGGAGTGATCTTATTTCTGCTCTGTTTTGCCGGAACCAAAGAGCGAATTCACACCTGCGACACTCAGAAAACCCCATTTTTTGAGGGATTACGTCACCTATGGAATAACGATCAAGCTCGTTTATTGTGTCTGTCAGGTCTATTCCTGTTAACTGGGCAAGTATTGCGCATCACCTTGGCCGTCTACTATGTGAAATACTTCTTGCTGCGTGAAGATTTAATTACCGCCTTTATGACCACTGGCATGGTGGGCAGTATGTTAGGGTGTGCGCTGGCACAAAAATTGGCACAACATATGTGTAAGGTAAAAGCCTACATTGGTTTGCAGCTCATCGCCGCCATCATCTGCACAGTGAGCTTTTTCATTCAAGCAGATCAAATTGTCATCGCTTTTATCGCCTTCTTTCTGTGGAAATTTTTCCTCGACATGGCAAGTCCATTACTTTGGGCCAAAATGGCTGATACAATTGACTACGGTCAATGGAAAACCGGTATTCGTGTAACAGGTATGGTTTACTCTACAGTGATCTTTTTTATTAAACTTGGGGTTGCACTCGGTGGTGCTATCGCTGGATGGGCATTAGCGTATTACGGTTATATTGCAGATACCGCGCAAACTGACGCCACTAAAGGGGGAATATTACTCTCATTTACCCTCTATCCAGCAATGGGGTCACTCATTGTAGCTGGTATCATGCGCTGGTATATTTTAGACGACAACCGAGTCGCACAAATACAGCAGGAGTTACAACCTGCTACCGACTAA
- a CDS encoding LacI family DNA-binding transcriptional regulator, protein MATIYDVSVLAGVSLATVSRVMNKNAKVSEKTTQKVLDAMKQLGYRPNAIAQSLASNRSNSVGILVSELHGPFYGSMMSGIEAELRTAEKHVIIAAGHSEEALEKDGIEFLISRRCDALILHVEAVSDEYLIELVNGDIPIVLINRYIAEIANHCISLNNELGGYYATKALLEQGHREFAYISGPSWKMDAQDRLSGHQRALTEFNVPYDATLTFEGDYQETGGSKGISYLLKQSRPFTALICANDEMALGAMTVIREKGMMIPEDISIMGFDNIFLSQFIHPKLSTIDYPIKQMGKMAASWTLKNTFNQAEQEITHIFTPSLVMRDSTRPV, encoded by the coding sequence ATGGCAACGATTTACGATGTATCTGTACTCGCAGGAGTCTCTCTCGCCACCGTCTCAAGGGTGATGAACAAAAATGCTAAGGTGAGCGAGAAAACCACCCAAAAGGTGCTTGATGCGATGAAGCAGTTAGGATATCGACCTAACGCTATCGCACAATCTCTCGCGTCCAATCGCTCCAACAGTGTTGGTATTTTAGTGTCTGAGCTACATGGTCCCTTTTATGGCTCTATGATGAGTGGCATTGAAGCGGAACTCAGAACCGCAGAGAAGCACGTGATTATTGCTGCTGGTCACAGCGAAGAAGCATTAGAAAAAGATGGCATCGAATTTCTCATTAGCCGCCGATGCGATGCACTCATTTTGCACGTCGAAGCCGTATCAGATGAATACTTAATCGAACTGGTCAACGGCGATATCCCGATTGTGCTGATCAATCGATACATAGCAGAGATTGCCAACCACTGCATTAGCCTTAACAATGAACTAGGTGGTTACTATGCCACTAAAGCACTGCTAGAACAGGGTCATAGGGAGTTCGCTTATATCTCTGGCCCCTCATGGAAAATGGATGCTCAAGATCGTTTAAGCGGCCACCAACGAGCCTTAACAGAGTTTAATGTCCCCTACGATGCCACATTAACTTTTGAGGGTGACTATCAAGAAACTGGTGGCAGCAAAGGAATTAGCTATCTACTTAAGCAGTCTCGACCTTTCACTGCACTTATCTGTGCCAATGATGAGATGGCACTAGGTGCAATGACTGTTATACGAGAGAAAGGGATGATGATCCCTGAGGACATCTCCATCATGGGGTTCGATAACATTTTCTTATCGCAATTTATTCACCCTAAGTTGTCGACTATCGACTACCCCATCAAGCAGATGGGTAAGATGGCCGCAAGTTGGACGCTAAAAAACACCTTCAACCAAGCCGAACAAGAGATCACCCATATCTTTACCCCAAGCTTAGTGATGCGAGATTCTACTCGGCCAGTCTAA
- a CDS encoding TonB-dependent receptor, which yields MKQLLFKKTRLATSLSLALSASTLAPVYAADTQTTENENIEVIAVTGIRGSLIKSMDLKRSSDGIVDAINAEDIGKFPDSNLAESLQRITGVSIDRQNGEGSRVSVRGFGADQNLVMLNGRQMPVTTGSRSFDFANIASEAISAVEVQKTSQAKNSTGGIGATINILTHKPLSAPGLKATFGAKAVDDTSTDQGSITPELSGLYSNTFADDKFGISISASYQKRESGNQQAQVGTGWRSFPGIVDQDWSGSNAEWGGVPKDDNQINRPGEGDIYSVPQTTIYRFEEQQRTRLNGQLVLQYQPTDTIRATLDYTMMQNDIDTQSHDVSAWFNFVPTQESTWSDGPISSPLVYSELYPDGGADLSMAAGDYGTRDKSGSLGFNIEWDATENLNLVFDYHNSTAERSPNSPNGSSSNLSTAAFIRTSAATDFTGDVPVLAVGGGNQVRPEDMRVTGSVFGNERNKSEIEQFQLQGEFILEEAGSIDFGIALTNVNNHSQSINVQRNDWGGVGAAGDLDPAWFPSSSVQDLFDGSKGDFSDYQGSAVTDPLDTIFLWNFEAVRARAAELYGSTAVGDCGNGFCPSSNYLAAGGTDRFTEEKSKSVYIQYNYEGEMGEMPFDVHLGLRYEQTDVESTSAVPSYNKANWIAETEIALSGDGDQVFQTQAGDYDYFLPNISFNIEVIEDVYVRAAWGETIGRPDYTSIQGGTSVSALANRGGGSGSAGNPALLPLESTNFDLATEWYYDEASYVSVGYFRKDVTNFISSNPINSNVFNIPNPSAGKYVDEAIAAGATTAIEQRQWIYDNYGATDPNVTINPDNGNIEIIGNPGDPDMNFIITSPTNGDESSVIDGWEFAVQHFFGDSGFGLQANYTLVDAGDSFDNANLGRPGDASQNVLTNISDTANAVAIYENYGFQARLAYNWRDEFLNSTGNDTGANPTYTEAYSQIDFNVSYDIEAVKGLTVFFEGLNITNEYTRTHGRSKSEVLNYTQTGARYSLGARYTF from the coding sequence ATGAAACAACTACTATTTAAAAAGACAAGACTCGCTACAAGTCTATCGTTAGCGCTTAGTGCATCAACGTTAGCGCCAGTCTATGCCGCTGATACCCAAACTACTGAGAATGAAAACATTGAAGTTATTGCCGTAACGGGTATCCGTGGCAGTCTGATTAAATCAATGGATCTTAAGCGAAGTTCCGACGGTATAGTCGATGCGATTAACGCTGAAGATATTGGTAAGTTCCCAGATAGCAACCTTGCTGAATCACTACAACGAATTACCGGTGTTTCGATTGACCGCCAAAACGGTGAAGGAAGTCGTGTATCCGTCCGTGGCTTCGGTGCCGACCAAAACCTCGTCATGCTCAATGGTCGTCAAATGCCTGTGACCACGGGCTCACGCTCATTTGACTTCGCCAACATCGCCTCTGAAGCAATCAGCGCTGTTGAAGTACAAAAAACGAGCCAAGCGAAAAACTCAACCGGTGGTATTGGCGCGACCATTAATATTTTGACCCATAAGCCACTCAGCGCTCCAGGTCTAAAGGCGACGTTCGGCGCCAAAGCAGTAGATGACACTTCAACAGATCAAGGATCTATTACACCAGAATTATCAGGCCTCTACTCAAACACCTTTGCCGATGACAAATTTGGTATCTCTATTTCAGCTAGCTACCAAAAACGCGAAAGTGGTAACCAGCAAGCCCAAGTGGGCACAGGGTGGCGTAGTTTCCCTGGGATTGTCGATCAAGACTGGAGCGGTTCAAATGCTGAATGGGGTGGCGTACCTAAAGATGATAACCAGATCAATCGTCCTGGTGAAGGTGATATTTACTCAGTACCACAAACAACAATTTATCGTTTTGAAGAGCAACAGCGTACCCGCTTAAACGGTCAATTGGTTCTTCAATATCAGCCAACAGACACCATCCGCGCAACCCTTGATTACACCATGATGCAAAATGACATCGACACACAATCGCACGATGTTTCAGCATGGTTTAACTTTGTACCAACCCAAGAAAGCACATGGTCTGATGGCCCAATCTCTTCACCGCTGGTTTACTCAGAACTCTATCCGGATGGCGGCGCAGATCTATCAATGGCAGCTGGTGACTACGGAACGCGTGACAAAAGTGGATCGTTGGGATTCAATATTGAATGGGATGCCACAGAAAATCTTAATCTGGTCTTCGATTATCATAACTCTACAGCGGAACGCTCACCTAATAGCCCAAATGGTAGCAGTAGCAACCTCAGTACCGCAGCCTTTATTCGTACCAGTGCTGCCACAGACTTTACTGGCGATGTTCCGGTACTGGCCGTAGGCGGAGGGAATCAGGTTCGTCCTGAAGATATGCGTGTCACTGGCTCAGTATTTGGTAATGAACGTAATAAATCTGAAATTGAGCAGTTCCAACTTCAAGGTGAATTTATTCTCGAAGAAGCGGGCAGCATAGATTTTGGTATTGCCTTAACTAACGTAAACAATCACTCACAATCGATCAACGTTCAGCGCAATGATTGGGGCGGGGTGGGAGCTGCGGGCGATCTTGACCCAGCTTGGTTCCCAAGCAGTTCTGTACAAGATTTATTTGATGGCTCAAAAGGTGATTTCTCTGACTACCAAGGCAGTGCAGTAACCGATCCGCTTGATACAATTTTCCTTTGGAACTTTGAAGCCGTTCGTGCACGAGCGGCTGAGCTTTACGGTTCAACGGCTGTTGGCGACTGTGGCAATGGTTTCTGCCCATCAAGCAACTACCTTGCAGCTGGCGGAACCGATCGCTTTACTGAAGAAAAATCGAAGTCAGTCTATATCCAATACAACTACGAAGGTGAGATGGGTGAAATGCCATTCGATGTTCACCTTGGTCTACGCTATGAGCAAACAGATGTTGAATCAACCTCTGCGGTACCTTCATATAATAAAGCCAATTGGATAGCTGAAACAGAAATCGCCTTATCTGGCGATGGTGATCAAGTATTCCAGACTCAAGCGGGCGATTATGACTACTTCCTGCCGAATATCAGTTTTAATATTGAAGTAATAGAAGATGTCTATGTTCGAGCCGCATGGGGTGAAACGATTGGACGTCCAGACTATACCTCGATTCAAGGTGGTACCTCAGTAAGCGCACTCGCTAACCGTGGCGGCGGCTCAGGCTCCGCAGGTAATCCTGCACTATTACCGCTTGAATCAACTAACTTCGATTTAGCGACTGAGTGGTACTACGATGAAGCTAGCTATGTGTCTGTCGGGTATTTCCGCAAAGATGTGACTAACTTTATTTCATCAAATCCAATCAACTCAAACGTGTTTAACATCCCTAACCCATCTGCGGGTAAATATGTAGATGAAGCGATAGCGGCTGGTGCAACAACGGCTATTGAGCAGCGTCAGTGGATTTATGACAACTATGGTGCCACCGACCCTAACGTCACCATTAACCCTGATAACGGTAATATCGAGATCATCGGTAATCCAGGCGATCCTGATATGAACTTCATCATCACCTCACCAACAAACGGTGATGAAAGCTCTGTTATCGATGGTTGGGAGTTCGCTGTACAACACTTCTTCGGTGATTCAGGCTTCGGTTTACAAGCCAACTATACCTTAGTGGATGCAGGTGATAGTTTTGACAATGCCAACCTTGGCCGCCCAGGCGATGCCTCACAAAATGTGCTCACCAACATCAGTGATACTGCTAACGCGGTAGCTATCTATGAAAACTACGGTTTCCAAGCACGTTTAGCCTACAACTGGCGTGATGAGTTCCTTAATTCAACAGGTAACGATACTGGTGCTAACCCCACCTACACCGAAGCCTATTCACAGATTGATTTCAATGTGAGTTATGACATTGAAGCAGTTAAGGGCTTAACCGTATTCTTCGAAGGATTAAACATCACTAACGAATACACCCGAACTCATGGTCGTTCGAAATCAGAAGTGTTGAACTACACCCAGACTGGCGCACGATACAGTCTCGGGGCGCGATACACCTTTTAA